From the Acidicapsa ligni genome, one window contains:
- a CDS encoding energy transducer TonB has product MFEDATFHSSGILHDKTPRWMLLTFAINLCVISALIALPLISPESLPSRLLKATLFAPPVLPVTVTPIRLATAQQATATMQSQAPSIRNPFEPPRQIPNTITTQDTAPPPGTGTQIPADATPGGMEAQTNLLRPTTQPTVRAAPTQKTRISEGVAQGQLLSKTAPNYPAIAKTVGVSGTVVLTATISKTGTIENLQVVSGSPLLRQAAIDAVQNWRYRPFLLSGQPVEVETTINVVFSLSSH; this is encoded by the coding sequence ATGTTCGAAGACGCAACCTTCCACTCCAGCGGCATCCTCCACGACAAAACCCCAAGGTGGATGCTCCTCACGTTCGCTATCAACCTGTGCGTAATCTCAGCTCTGATCGCTCTGCCTCTCATCTCCCCGGAAAGCCTCCCGTCGCGCCTCCTGAAAGCAACTCTCTTCGCGCCTCCAGTCCTTCCTGTAACCGTCACGCCAATCCGCCTGGCGACCGCTCAACAGGCAACCGCCACGATGCAGTCCCAGGCACCGTCAATCCGCAACCCCTTCGAACCACCACGCCAAATCCCCAATACCATCACCACCCAGGACACGGCACCACCACCCGGAACCGGCACCCAGATCCCAGCCGACGCAACACCCGGCGGCATGGAGGCCCAAACCAATCTCCTGCGCCCCACCACGCAACCCACCGTCCGTGCAGCACCGACGCAGAAGACGCGAATCTCCGAGGGAGTAGCTCAAGGCCAACTCCTCTCCAAAACCGCTCCCAACTATCCAGCCATCGCCAAAACTGTCGGTGTCTCAGGCACCGTCGTCCTCACCGCCACCATTTCCAAAACCGGCACGATTGAGAACCTTCAGGTTGTGAGCGGCAGCCCCTTGCTACGCCAGGCAGCAATCGACGCCGTCCAGAACTGGCGCTACCGCCCATTCCTCCTCAGCGGCCAACCCGTCGAAGTCGAAACCACCATCAACGTGGTCTTCTCTCTCAGCAGTCATTAG